One segment of Lytechinus variegatus isolate NC3 chromosome 13, Lvar_3.0, whole genome shotgun sequence DNA contains the following:
- the LOC121426239 gene encoding carbonyl reductase [NADPH] 1-like translates to MSLKVAVVTGSNSGVGLAIVRAFCKHFGENGAVYLTARNEERGMQAVEGLKKEGLNPRFHLLDVDDVSSMEKLRDDIKTEHGGLDILVNNAGIAYKGNPPMSEQAAGSVKTNYHGVRLMTDTFLPIIRDGGRITHVASMVAPMTYNKMSKELQQRFKQVSTVQDVTNLMNEFIEATKTGDHVKKGWADWAYGTSKLGVVALTKIQGENIIKDSSKKDVLINCCCPGYVATGMTAHHTGDHAKNRLTPDQGADTPVYLSLLPAGTTNIQGKLLSKRQVKDFFAGDIGPITFN, encoded by the exons ATGTCTTTAAAAGTAGCTGTT GTAACTGGAAGCAACTCTGGAGTTGGTCTTGCCATCGTCCGAGCTTTCTGCAAGCATTTTGGAGAGAATGGAGCTGTTTATTTGACGGCTAGGAATGAGGAGCGGGGGATGCAGGCCGTGGAAGGCTTGAAGAAGGAAGGCCTTAATCCTAGATTCCATCTCCTTGATGTGGACGATGTTAGCAGTATGGAGAAGCTTCGAGATGATATCAAGACTGAACATGGGGGCTTGGACATCCTGGTCAACAATGCAGGAATCGCTTATAAG GGTAACCCTCCAATGTCTGAGCAAGCTGCAGGATCTGTCAAGACCAACTACCATGGTGTCCGCCTAATGACCGATACATTCCTCCCTATCATCAGAGATGGTGGAAG AATCACACATGTTGCTAGCATGGTGGCACCCATGACCTACAACAAAATGAGCAAAGAGCTTCAGCAGCGATTCAAGCAAGTCTCTACTGTACAGGATGTGACGAACCTCATGAATGAATTCATCGA ggctACCAAGACTGGAGACCATGTAAAGAAAGGTTGGGCAGATTGGGCCTATGGGACCAGTAAACTTGGAGTAGTAGCCCTCACCAAAATTCAGGGTGAAAACATTATCAAGGATTCAAGCAAAAAGGATGTCCTCATCAATTGT TGCTGCCCTGGCTACGTTGCTACCGGCATGACGGCACATCATACGGGTGACCACGCAAAGAATAGGCTCACTCCGGACCAGGGGGCAGATACCCCGGTCTACCTGTCCCTCCTACCGGCCGGGACCACCAACATTCAGGGCAAGCTGCTCTCTAAGAGACAGGTTAAAGATTTCTTTGCTGGTGATATTGGGCCAATTACATTCAACTAA